A stretch of DNA from Gemmatimonadota bacterium:
TCATGGAGGTGGTGGCGCAGATGGACTCGGTCAACAAAATGCCCGACGGCCCAGCCAAGGTTGACGCCCGGGCCAAGCTACTCGAGCCGAAGAACGGAGTGCCCATGTACGCCGAGCGCGTCTACGTCGGCCGGAACCGAGCCAAAGCCGCGGTGCTCAACCTATCCGACCGGGAGGGCAAGCCGCGAATCCGGCTCCAGGTCGACTCGCTCGGCGTCGCGAGCCTCGAGTTCCTTGACGCCGCAGGCAAGGTGGTCAGTCGGCTGCCGAATTAGAAACTCGGCGCTCGGCGCTCGGCACTCGGCACTCGGCGCTAGCGGGGTGGGACGGGGGTAGTGCGCTCGGACACTTGGGCGGAGAAGAAGTAGCCGAGCGGATAGTGGGACTGGTTGGTGCGGTTCGACATGTTGCCGCGGACCGATGCGGGGGGGGTGGAGAACGGGCCGCCTCCGCCGGTGGTCTGCTTGAAGAGTGCGGTGTAGTACCGAAAGCCGCCTTCCGAGAGAGCGACCTGGCGCAGGGTGACCTGCTGGCCCGGTTCGACCACCTCTTCGTCGTAGGGTTGATACCCGATCACCCGGCCGCCGTCGTAGAACCGGTCATCGCTGATGATCCGAAATTGGTTGCCGGGATCGGTATTGAGCCGGGGCTTACCGTCGACCAGGAGTTCCCAGAGATAGTAGTTCTTGGTGCCGGCCGGATCGGCGTAGTCGATCAACGCCCGAAACCCGGAGTCGCCTTGGGCCAAGCCCTGCTCCCGATAGATGAAATAGAGCGAGTCGATCGGGGCCACCGGATTGAGTTGGTGCGAGCCCTCGTACCGCTCCCCGTCAAAATCGATGGTGAGGGTGTACCGGGCCCCAATGACGGGCGCCAGCCCATCCCGCTGGTAGACACCGGGCTCGGTGGCTGATTCGGTAAACGCAAAGCTCCGACCGGCATCGTCGGCTACTCGGACAACGGCGCCCCGGGCCGGCGGAGGGGGCGCCGAACTCTGGTACGCATCGGTCGTGGTCAGGCGAATCCGCTGCCGGGCCACCGGGTCGTTGTCACGCAGCTCGATTCGGCCCTCGATCACCAGGCGAACCGGTCCTTGGCTGACGGTCAGATCCACCACGCGAGTGCAGCCGGCGGCGGCCAGCGCCACCAGCAGCCACTTAAAACCGGAACGAGAAACTGACACTGGGCACGATCCCAAAGATGGACGTTTGGACCGCCTCGACCTGGAGCGGGTTCGACTCCGCCTGACGGAAACTGATCGACTGGGCGTTGAAGCGGTTGTAGAGATTGTAGAGCCCAAACTGCCACTGCTTGGAGCCCGACGTTCGGGTGAACGTCAGATCGAGGCGATGATAGATCGGGAGCCGGGACGCGTTCCGGGGGCCGTACTCGACGACCACGAGGCCGTTGTACTGATACCGCGACTCGGGGTAGGTCATCGGGAGGCCAGTGGCCAGCACGAAGGTGCCACCAAGGGTCCACTTCCGGTTGAGTGGCAGGAACCCCACCGCCGACACGTCGTGGGTCTTGTCGAACGGCGAAGGGTAGTAGCGGCCGCCGTTGATGCCTGGGTCATCGGCCGTGAGGCCGCGGAGGCGGCGCTCCGACCGGCTCAGGGTATAGCTCAACCAGCCGGTGAGGTCGCCGGTCCGTTTCCGGGCATAGAATTCGAGGCCGTACGCCCGGCCGTCGCCCTGGAGCATTTCGGTTTCGAGGCGGTCATTCAGCCCTAGATCGGCTCCGTCGATGAAGTCGGTCACGTTCCGGAGCCGTTTGTAGTACCCCTCCACCGAAAATTCGTAGGCTTCGCCACCCCAGGTGCTGGCATAGCCTAACGCCATTTGATCGGCGACCTGGGGTTTGAGATAGGGCCCCACCGGTTCCCAGATGTCAACCGGCGTCGGTGAGTTGGTGTTGGACACCAGATGGAGGTATTGGCGAGTCCGGGTATAGCTCGCCTTGAGACTCGCCGTCCGGGACAACCCGACCCGGATCGAAGCCCGGGGCTCGAGGCCGCTGAACGAGGCGATCGACTCGCCGTCGCGGTACACCGTGCTGTCGATGACGGTGCCCCGCTGATAGCGGCCCAGCGCCGGATCATAGGCGAGCGGCCCGGCGCCGGCGTAGCGATAGATCGTGGCTCGCCCGGTCCGCCAAAACCCCGCCAGCCGGGCGCCATAGCGAAGAGACACCTTGGGGCCGAGCTCGATTTCGTGGCTGAGATGGAGCGCGGGCGCGACGCCAAAACGCTGCTGCAGGTCAATCGGAAGCACCGGCGAATTCCCGACCGGACGGATGCTCCCGGGTTTGAGATCGAAGCTGGTGAGCTCTCCGCCGAACTCGAGCAGGTTCCCGTTGCCGATATGGTAGGTCTCGTTGAGCTTGAAATCGGCGCTCCCGATCCGCGAGGTCCACCGGAGGTCGCGGCCGAACCCGAGGAATTCGAGCCCGTAGTCGTAGTCGCTGACCGCGAGAACCGCTTTCGAGAACAACCGATTTCCAAAGGCTTGGTTCCACCGCAGGGTCCCGGCCACGTTGCCCCAACTCGCCGCAAACTGGTCGGCCACCTTGAAGCGGTCCCGGCCGAAGTAGCCCGAGGCCATCAGCGTCCCGCTCGAACCAAGCCGGACATTCCCCTTGGCGTTCAGGTCATAGAAGTAGGCCACATTCTGGTTGAGATCGGGATCGCTCGACAGCTTGAGGAAGAGATCGGCATAGGTCCGCCGGCCCGCCACCAGATACGACCCAACCTGGCTCGGCAACGGCCCCTCCACCGACAACCGGCTCGACAAGAGACCCACGGTCCCGTTGCCCTCGAACTGCTTCGCATTCCCTTCCCGCTGGCGGACGTCGAGAACCGATGACAACCGGCCCCCATACCGGGCCGGGATCGCCCCCTTGTAGAGCTTCACGTCATCGATCGCATCGCCGTTGAAGACGGAGAAGAACCCAAAGACATGGGCCGGATTGTAGATCGTGGATTCGTCGAGGAGAATCAGGTTCTGGTCGGTGGTGCCGCCCCGGACACTAAACCCGGTCGAGAAGTCACTGACTGTGGTGACCCCTGGCAGGAGCGTCAGGGTCCGGATCGGATCGACCTCACCGAGCACCACGGGGACGAACCGAACCGTCTTGAGATCGAGCCGGGCCGTGCTCATTTCAGGACTGCTCGGATCGACGTCGGACGAGTCGCGGGTGCCGCTGACCCGGACCTCCTCGAGCTCGAAGGGGAGCGCCGCGAGCCGAAAGTCCCGGCTCGCCGACCCAGCCAACACCAGGGTATCGACCCGAGCCGCATAGCCGAGGGCCCGAACCCGGATGGTATGAAGCCCCTTCGAGAGGGTCAGGACATAGAAACCGTCCTGGTTCGAGGTGGCTCGGCAATTGGCGCTCGGCACTCGGCACTCGGGGCCGTCGGCCGAGATGGTGGCGTAGCGAACGACCTCCCCGTTCGCCTCCAAGCGAACGTAGCCGCTCAGCCGAACCGGACCGTTTTGAGCCGCAAGACTCCGGGAGGACCCAAAGAGTCCGCCCCCCAGGGCCAGCACTACCGTCAGGATCACACCCACGCACCGCACCACTTTCGCCCCAAAGCCAAGCCCCTCCGACCGCCCTAGGATAGCCCCCCCCCTCCGCCCCCGCCACCCCACCGAGCGCCGAGCCATTATGCCATTTTGGCGCAAATGGCAGGTATGGCTATTGCCCAAAGACCGCCCAGACAATCACCATTGGGCCTTTCCAAGGAGCCACCATGGCCTCGAAAATCATCGGTATTGACCTCGGCACCACCAATTCCGTGGTCTCCGTCATGGAAGGCGGCGACCCCGTCGTCATCCCCAACGCCGAAGGGGGTCGGACCACGCCTTCGGTCGTCGCGTTCACCAAGGACGGCGAGCGGCTGGTTGGGCAGGTGGCCAAGCGCCAAGCGGTGACCAACCCCAAGCAGACCATCTTCTCGATCAAGCGGTTCATGGGGCGGCGGCTCAATGAGGTCACCGAGGAGTCCAAACGGGTGCCCTACAAGATCGGATCGGGCGCCAACAGCTTGGCCTCGGTCGAGATCGCCGGGAAGCACTACACCCCCCCCGAGATCTCCGCCATGATCCTTCAGAAAATGAAGCAAACCGCGGAAGACTATCTGGGTCATTCGGTCGACAAGGCCGTCATTACGGTCCCGGCCTACTTCAACGACGCGCAGCGGCAGGCCACCAAGGATGCCGGCAAGATCGCGGGCCTCGAGGTGCTCCGGATCATCAACGAGCCGACCGCCGCGGCCCTGGCGTACGGCACCGAGAAGAAGAAAGACGAGAAGGTGGCCGTGTTCGACTTGGGCGGCGGCACGTACGACATCTCGATCCTGGACCTCGCTGACGGCGTCTTCGAGGTCAAGAGCACCAATGGCGACACCCACCTCGGCGGCGACGACTTCGATCAGCGGCTGATCGACTGGCTGGTGACCGAGTTCAAGAAGGACCAGGGTATCGATCTCTCGAAGGACCCGATGGCGCTCCAGCGGCTCAAAGAAGCGGCTGAAAAGGCCAAGTGCGAGCTGTCGAGCACTCAGCAAACCGACATCAACCTGCCGTTCATTACCGCCGATCAGTCCGGTCCGAAGCACCTCAACATGGCCCTGACCCGGGCCAAGTTCGAGCAGTTGGTCGACGACCTGATCCAGCGGACCTTGCCGCCGATGCAGCAGGCGCTCAAAGATGCCGGCCTGACCCAGAAGGACATCGACGAAGTGCTTTTGGTCGGCGGCTCAACCCGGATTCCGAAGATCCAGGAAATCGTCAAGACCTTCTTCGGCAAGGAACCGAACAAGTCGGTCAATCCCGACGAAGTCGTGGCCATTGGGGCCGCCATTCAGGGCGGGGTCCTCGGCGGTGAGGTCAAGGATGTCCTGCTTCTCGACGTGACCCCACTCTCACTCGGAATCGAGACCCTGGGCGGTGTCGCCACGGTCTTGATTCCACGAAACACGACCATCCCGACCAAGAAATCGGAGGTCTTCTCGACCGCCGAGGACAACCAGACCACGGTCGAAATCCATGTCCTCCAGGGCGAACGGCAGATGGCGACCGACAACCGGACCATCGGCAAGTTCCAGTTGACCGGGATGCCCCCGGCCCCCCGGGGGATGCCGCAGGTCGAGGTCACCTTCGACATCGATGCCAACGGCATCCTCCATGTGTCGGCCAAGGACAAAGCCACCAGCAAAGAGCAGAAGATCCGGATTGAGGCCTCGAGCGGCCTCTCGGACGCCGATATCGACAAGATGGTCAAGACGGCGGAGGCTAACGCGGTGGCCGACAAGGAACGGCGGGACGGGATCGAAGCCCGGAATCAACTCGACGGTCTGGTCTACAAGGTCGAAAAGGACTCGAAGGAGTGGGTTGACCGACTGAGCCCCGACCTCAAGGAGAAGCTCGACGCCTCAGTCGAGTCGGGCAAGCAGGCGTTGCGGAACGGCGATGCCACCGGGATCACCGCCGCGTTGAACGACCTCAACACCGCCTACTCGGCGGCGGGGGCATCCCTGTACCAGAGTGCCGCCCAATCGAGCCCCGAGTCAGGCCCGAACGACCAGACGTCCGAAGGCGGCCAGCAGCAGACCCAGGGCAAGCCGGATGACGTCGTCGAAGCCGACTACGAGATCGTGGACGACCCCAAGAAGTAGGACCCGTGCAACCGGAGCCATGCTCCGGGCATCACGGGTATATTGAAGAGCGCCATCCGCCGGGTTTCGACCCACGGCCGTAGCGGCCCAGCGGAAGGCGCCTTCAAGATCTGAGTCTCTACCGAGAACCGCTGCGGCGCAGGATCCCAAGCATCTATGTCAGTCCGGTCGTTGAATTGGCTCAAATTTGGTGGCTTGGTCGGGCTTGCCTTCATGCTCGGCCTTCTGTTCGCTGGACTGCTCGACCTGCCGTCGTCGGGCCTGGCCCAAAACCCCAAACCATCCGACCCTCAGGCCATCCCGGCGGCCACGACCCAGCCCCGGAACGTCCCGACGGCCGCCGTGGCGCCGTTGGTCAGCCTATCGGACGCGTTTGCAAGCGTTGCGGAGCAGGTCCGGCCGAGCGTCGTCTATATCCTGTCCCGTCGCACCGAGCGCGGGGGCGAGCGCCGAGTTCCCGAAGGCTTTGAGCAGTTTTTCGGCCCGCCGCAACGGAACCGCCCGAACCGGGGTGGGGCGGCCGAGCCGCCGGTCGAGACCGGTGCCGGCTCGGGCTTCATCGTCTCCGGTGACGGGTACATTCTGACCAACAATCACGTGGTCGAAGGTGCCGACCAAGTGACCGTCCGGCTCCTTGATCGGCACGAGTACACCGCCAAAGTGATCGGAACCGACCCCAACACCGACTTGGCCGTGATCAAGATCACGCCCAAGGCGGGGATTCAGTTGACGCCGGCCACGCTGGGTGCCAGTGCCACCACCCGGGTCGGCGAATGGGTCTTGGCGGTTGGAAACCCGCTCTCGGAGTCGCTCAGCTTTACCGTTACCTCCGGGATCCTGAGCGCCAAAGGGCGGGGGCAACTCCCGCTCCCCGGCCGGGGCAACCTGTCGATTCAAGACTTCCTCCAGACCGATGCGGCGATCAACCGGGGCAACTCCGGGGGCCCGTTGCTCAACGTCCGCGGCGAAGTGATCGGGATCAACTCGGCGATCTATAGCCCGACCGGGGTCAGTGCCGGCTATGCCTTCGCCATCCCGATCGACCTCGCCCGCCAGGTCATGAACCAATTGATCACCAAGGGCAAAGTCGAGCGGGCCGCGTTGGGCGTGGTCGTCGGCGAGGTGACGAACCTCGACGCCGAGTGGGCGGGCCTGGCGGAGATTTACGGCGTCAAGATCAGCGAGTTCACCGATGGGTCGCCGGCCAAGGCGGCCGGACTCCAGCAGGGCGACTTGGTCGTCACCATCGATGGCCAGAAGGTCGAGTACGTCGCCCAATTGCAGCAGAACGTCGGGTTCAAGAAGCCGGGCGAGGTCGTCAAGGTCGAGGTGGCCCGGAAGGGCGGCGTTCGGCGGACCTACAACATCCGGCTGGTCGCTCAAGGCCAGACCACCCAACTCGCCTCTGACGAGAAGAGCGGGGCGGCCGGAAGCCCGACTCCGGATGCCGGGATCAGTGAGATGAAGGAGCGGTTAGGCATCACGGTCACCGCGCTCACGCCGGAAATCGCCCAGCAGATCGCCTTACCGACGAGTACCAAGGGCGTGATCGTCGAGTCGGTCGATCCGTACGGCCCGGCGGACGGCCTGCTCTCGAGCCAGCCCCTCAACATCATTACCAGTTTCGAAGGCAAGCCGATCCGGACCGAGGCCGATCTTCGCACCGCGGTCAAGGCGGCCCGAGCGGGAGAGGTCGTGACGTTGAGCGTCCTGGCCCCAACCCAGGACGGGCGGTCCCAGAGTCAGATCGTCCGAATCAAGCTCAAATAAGCCAGAAAGGGCGGAGGGATTTCACCCTCCGCCCGACTTTGGCCTCCTACTTCGGGGCCACTTCAATGTGGTTGGCCGTTGCGGTCGAGTCCCAGTAGTCCCAACCCCACCCCGCCAGCTTGCCGTTGATCACCACCACCGGCGTCATTTTCCGGTCCGCCGTCACGGCGGAGTCGGTCTTGCCTTTCCGCGGAAAAAGCATGGCCTCGATGTACTGGCCGTTGTAGAGATAGCGATCGATCCGCTTCGGCACCTCGCCTTCCATGGCGGTAATGGCGCTGTCCTTGGCAATCCCGACGGTCAGGTTCTCGAGCCGAGGGTCCGCTCGTTCGCAGGCCGTCATCGCCAGAAGCGACCCGACGGCGGCGATTCCCACCTTTTTTGTGACGTGCATCACTGCCATCCGCGTTGGAAGTCCATGTCAGATAGACACTTATATATGTCGCAATATAATACCCTCCTCAATGAATCGGGGCGGTTGGCCGATGCGCCAGAGAAATCGGCCTGTGGAGACATCCGTGCCCGTGGAAACCAGTTCCGTGATCGACGACAGCATTCTCGAGAGCTACCGGTCCCTCCAGGATGAGGGTCAGCCCGACGTGGTCACCGAGTTCATCGATGGGTTCCTCGAGGACCTGCCGGTGCGCGCCGACCGGCTCCGGCAGGCCGTGGACTCGAAGAACCCAACTGAGCTCAAGTCGGCAGCCCACGCGCTCAAGGGCAGCGCCGGTTCGGTCGGCGCCGTGGTGGTAGCGGGCCTCTGCGCTCAGATCGAGGCGATTGGCCGTTCCGGCTCGGCAGCTGGAACCGAGGAGATCTTGGTTCAGCTCGAGCCCGAGATCGCCCGGGCCACGAGCGAGTTGGCCAAGCTCCGAAGGCCCTAGGGCCCCGTTGCACCTCGAAACAACCTCTCGCGCCCCGGCACGAGGGGTTGTAGTCTATTACGCTACCTCCGCGAGCGTGGCGAAACTGGCAGACGCGCAGGACTTAGGATCCTGTCCCTAACGGGGTGCGGGTTCAACTCCCGCCGTTCGCACTCTCACCGACATGAGGAAGCTCATGGATTCCTTCGCTCTGACCCTCGGTTCGTTTGCTGAGACGATGTTTCGTTGGTCGGCTCTGGCATTCCTCCTGATCAATGGATCGGCCGCTGCGGCCGTGTTCCTGACGCGCGACCGCTCGCTGGTCAACCGGTGGACTGCCCGGCTGGTGGCGGTGAATTGCCTCCTGCTCGGTACCGGCGTGGCGGCTCCCGCCGTAGCCAACGCCATGCGGCTGGTGGTCAGCGCCGTCTCGGTGAGCCAGAGCCTGCCAATCAAGGTGGCGGTGGAGTAGTCACGATCCACCGCTGCCGGGCGTCCGGCAGTCGATTATCTTCCCTCTGCCATGACAGAAATCATCGTTACCAAGACGGCCGAAGACTCGGCCTCCAAAGCATTTAGGGTTACCGTCCCGGTCGACCGGGTCCGGGCCGCGGAAGAGCGGGCCGTGGTCGAATACGGGCGGCGAGTCCGCCTGCCGGGCTTTCGGCCTGGCAAGGCTCCAACCGCCGTCATCCGGAAGCGATTCGGCGACGAGATCAAGCAATACATCGTCGAAGAGGTGGTCCGAGAAGGTTGGGAACAGGCTCGGGTGTCAGAGGACTTAAAGCCGGTCGCCGACCCGTCGGTCCGGAACCTCAAGTTCGAGGACGGCCAGCCGGTCGAATTCGAGGTCCTGGTCGAGATTCGGCCGGACATCAAGCTCGACAAGGTGGGCGGCTTCAAGGTCAGCCGGACCGTCCCGAAGGTCACCGACGAGATGCTGACCGAGCAGTTGCATCAGCTGCGAGAAAGCAAGGCGGCGTGGCTCCCGGTCGAAGGCCAGGCCCCGGTCGAGGGGAACATGGTCCGGATGGACGTGGCGGCGGTCGAGGATGGCGAACGGAAGCCGGCCCAGCCGTATACCATCGTGATCGGGCAGGGCCAGGCCATGCCGGCCCTCGAGGAGCGGGTCCTCTCGTTGAAGCCGGGCGAATCGGCCGAGACCGAGATCAAGTTCCCGGATGACCACCCCGATGAGTCCCGGCGCGGCACGTCCCGGAAGGTCCACATCACCCTCCATGAAGTGAAACGCCAAGAACTGCCGCCGCTCGATGACGCCTTCGCGAAGTCCGTCGGCGACCTGGACGACGTTGCGGCCCTCAAGACGGCGATTCGGGCCGATCTCCAACGGTCGGCGGAACGGGAAGCGGACAGCGGGGTGCGGGAGAGTCTGTTGCAGGAGGTCATCAACGCCAACGGGATCGAAGCGCCGCCGTCCTTGGTAGGGCGAGCCCTCCATGCCTACCTCCACGCGTACAAGATTCCGCATGAGAAGGAAGAGGCGTTCAACGCCGAGTTCCGCCCGGTGGCCGAGGGCCAGGTCAAGCGGGAGCTGGCGTTAGGCGCCGTGGCGGATGTCCACAAGCTGTTCGCCACCGAAGCCGAGCTCGACCAACGAATTCAGGCGTTGGCGGCCGCGCGGGGCGTTTCGCCGAACGAGATCTATGCCCAACTCGAAAAGGCCAAGCGCCTCCAGGAACTCGAACGCGGGATTACTGAAGACAAAGTGTTCGAGTTCCTCAAGGGCCAGTCCACGATAGAAGAGGCCACATCATGAGCACGATGCTCTATCCGCCCTATATCATCGAACGTTCGCCCCGCGGCGAGCGGACCTACGACATCTTCTCCCGGTTGTTGATGGACCGGATCGTGTTCCTTGGCGCCCCGATCAACGACGACGTCGCCAACATCATCATTGCCCAGCTACTCTTTCTCGATGCCGACAATCCCGAGAAAGACATCTACATGTACATCAATTCGCCGGGCGGCCATGTCCATAGCGGGATCGCGATCTACGACACGATCCAGCATTTGCGGGCGCCGGTCAACACCATCTGTATGGGCATGGCCGCCTCGATGGGCGCGTTCCTACTGGCCACCGGAGCCAAGGGGAAGCGGGCGGCCCTGCCCCACGCCCGGATCATGATTCACCAGCCGTCGAGCGGATCACAAGGCACCGCGGCGGATATCGAGATTGCCGCCCGCGAAATCCTCCACACCCGCTCGCTCCTGAACAGCCTGTTTGCCAAGCACACCGGGCAGCCAAGCGAGGTCATCGAGCGCGACTCCGATCGGGACCGGTACATGTCGGCAGAGGAAGCCAAGGCCTATGGAATCATTGATGAGGTGTATGTGGCGAAGGTGAGGGCCTAGGGCTCGGCACTCGGCGTTCGGCATTCGGCGGGGGGCGCTCGACCTGAAGGTGGCCGTTCGAGGCTGGTCGCCTCGGTCGCGTGGACCACGCCAACTACCCCTGGGCGGCAATTTCGACCGCTACGGCGTCAGCATTCGATCCAAACCCCTCGCCAACCCGGCCGACGAGCCCGGTGGCGACCGGTACTCGGTTTCACCTTCGGCGTCGTTCCGGCTCACCCCCCGACCCTCGTCGAGCGCCACCCCGTACTCGAGGGCACTCAAATTGAGCCCGGCATCCGCCGCTCGCTTGAAGAACTGAGCTGACTGTTTTTCGTCCCGCTTGATGCCGGCCCCGTCCCGATACATGTAGCCGAGCCGCTCATTGGCGCGGTGATCACCCCCCAAAGCCGCTCGGCTATACCACGTCACCGCGAGCGCCTTGTCCTGGCCCACTCCCCGGCCCTCGTCGTACATCATGGCCAGGGTCCGCTGGGCCGCGACATCGC
This window harbors:
- the dnaK gene encoding molecular chaperone DnaK; this translates as MASKIIGIDLGTTNSVVSVMEGGDPVVIPNAEGGRTTPSVVAFTKDGERLVGQVAKRQAVTNPKQTIFSIKRFMGRRLNEVTEESKRVPYKIGSGANSLASVEIAGKHYTPPEISAMILQKMKQTAEDYLGHSVDKAVITVPAYFNDAQRQATKDAGKIAGLEVLRIINEPTAAALAYGTEKKKDEKVAVFDLGGGTYDISILDLADGVFEVKSTNGDTHLGGDDFDQRLIDWLVTEFKKDQGIDLSKDPMALQRLKEAAEKAKCELSSTQQTDINLPFITADQSGPKHLNMALTRAKFEQLVDDLIQRTLPPMQQALKDAGLTQKDIDEVLLVGGSTRIPKIQEIVKTFFGKEPNKSVNPDEVVAIGAAIQGGVLGGEVKDVLLLDVTPLSLGIETLGGVATVLIPRNTTIPTKKSEVFSTAEDNQTTVEIHVLQGERQMATDNRTIGKFQLTGMPPAPRGMPQVEVTFDIDANGILHVSAKDKATSKEQKIRIEASSGLSDADIDKMVKTAEANAVADKERRDGIEARNQLDGLVYKVEKDSKEWVDRLSPDLKEKLDASVESGKQALRNGDATGITAALNDLNTAYSAAGASLYQSAAQSSPESGPNDQTSEGGQQQTQGKPDDVVEADYEIVDDPKK
- a CDS encoding Hpt domain-containing protein, whose protein sequence is MAVMALSLAIPTVRFSSRGSARSQAVIARSDPTAAIPTFFVTCITAIRVGSPCQIDTYICRNIIPSSMNRGGWPMRQRNRPVETSVPVETSSVIDDSILESYRSLQDEGQPDVVTEFIDGFLEDLPVRADRLRQAVDSKNPTELKSAAHALKGSAGSVGAVVVAGLCAQIEAIGRSGSAAGTEEILVQLEPEIARATSELAKLRRP
- the tig gene encoding trigger factor, which translates into the protein MTEIIVTKTAEDSASKAFRVTVPVDRVRAAEERAVVEYGRRVRLPGFRPGKAPTAVIRKRFGDEIKQYIVEEVVREGWEQARVSEDLKPVADPSVRNLKFEDGQPVEFEVLVEIRPDIKLDKVGGFKVSRTVPKVTDEMLTEQLHQLRESKAAWLPVEGQAPVEGNMVRMDVAAVEDGERKPAQPYTIVIGQGQAMPALEERVLSLKPGESAETEIKFPDDHPDESRRGTSRKVHITLHEVKRQELPPLDDAFAKSVGDLDDVAALKTAIRADLQRSAEREADSGVRESLLQEVINANGIEAPPSLVGRALHAYLHAYKIPHEKEEAFNAEFRPVAEGQVKRELALGAVADVHKLFATEAELDQRIQALAAARGVSPNEIYAQLEKAKRLQELERGITEDKVFEFLKGQSTIEEATS
- a CDS encoding PDZ domain-containing protein — its product is MSVRSLNWLKFGGLVGLAFMLGLLFAGLLDLPSSGLAQNPKPSDPQAIPAATTQPRNVPTAAVAPLVSLSDAFASVAEQVRPSVVYILSRRTERGGERRVPEGFEQFFGPPQRNRPNRGGAAEPPVETGAGSGFIVSGDGYILTNNHVVEGADQVTVRLLDRHEYTAKVIGTDPNTDLAVIKITPKAGIQLTPATLGASATTRVGEWVLAVGNPLSESLSFTVTSGILSAKGRGQLPLPGRGNLSIQDFLQTDAAINRGNSGGPLLNVRGEVIGINSAIYSPTGVSAGYAFAIPIDLARQVMNQLITKGKVERAALGVVVGEVTNLDAEWAGLAEIYGVKISEFTDGSPAKAAGLQQGDLVVTIDGQKVEYVAQLQQNVGFKKPGEVVKVEVARKGGVRRTYNIRLVAQGQTTQLASDEKSGAAGSPTPDAGISEMKERLGITVTALTPEIAQQIALPTSTKGVIVESVDPYGPADGLLSSQPLNIITSFEGKPIRTEADLRTAVKAARAGEVVTLSVLAPTQDGRSQSQIVRIKLK
- a CDS encoding ATP-dependent Clp protease proteolytic subunit, with the translated sequence MLYPPYIIERSPRGERTYDIFSRLLMDRIVFLGAPINDDVANIIIAQLLFLDADNPEKDIYMYINSPGGHVHSGIAIYDTIQHLRAPVNTICMGMAASMGAFLLATGAKGKRAALPHARIMIHQPSSGSQGTAADIEIAAREILHTRSLLNSLFAKHTGQPSEVIERDSDRDRYMSAEEAKAYGIIDEVYVAKVRA
- a CDS encoding DUF4249 domain-containing protein, producing the protein MGSTISTTASTPSRSVSVRRSRTRSRSRRSKRPSLGSCPVSVSRSGFKWLLVALAAAGCTRVVDLTVSQGPVRLVIEGRIELRDNDPVARQRIRLTTTDAYQSSAPPPPARGAVVRVADDAGRSFAFTESATEPGVYQRDGLAPVIGARYTLTIDFDGERYEGSHQLNPVAPIDSLYFIYREQGLAQGDSGFRALIDYADPAGTKNYYLWELLVDGKPRLNTDPGNQFRIISDDRFYDGGRVIGYQPYDEEVVEPGQQVTLRQVALSEGGFRYYTALFKQTTGGGGPFSTPPASVRGNMSNRTNQSHYPLGYFFSAQVSERTTPVPPR
- a CDS encoding sel1 repeat family protein; translation: MNCAKAAARTDWSAAAGLCQKEAEGGDVAAQRTLAMMYDEGRGVGQDKALAVTWYSRAALGGDHRANERLGYMYRDGAGIKRDEKQSAQFFKRAADAGLNLSALEYGVALDEGRGVSRNDAEGETEYRSPPGSSAGLARGLDRMLTP